The region TCCGTCGCCTCGGCAATAACTTCTGTTTGTGCAAGCAATGTTTCGTTTTTTGTTGCCACAAGATTAGGAGAGTCTGATTTTGAAGGTGCAGATAAGCATGCTCATTCATTGCGCGGATTTCATGCTCTGGCCGGATGTTGTATGTCTCTATTAATGATTGCAGTTGTTTTTGGAATTGCATATTCTCCTGTTACAACAAAAGGTGTTGGTATTGGTGTCTCTCAAAGATTTTATGATGTGCAAAGAAAAGATTACATTATTGAAATATTAAATAAATCTGATATTTTAAAAAATAGTGATTTATTAAACTCACTTGGCAATGATTTTACATTCACAAAAGGTCAAAATTTGGCTTATGATCAATGAGTGGCAAGCGCAGTACTGGCAACTTCAAAAGAATTCAAAGAAACATTTTTGTTATGTAGCGCAACCTTTATTTTCTTTAACCCTATATGATGCTGATTTTATACAAGCGCCGCTTTGCCTGCTGCGGGCGGTAGAAATATAATTGGTTCTATTACAATATTAGCAACACAATGAGCATCATTTATATGATTAATTATTATTACTTATGGAATTGTTATTCCATTGCATAAAACTTATACTGGATATAGTGATTTATCAATTCCTCTAGAACTTGCTTATTTTATGTTATTTGCATTTGACTTTATTAGATGATTGATGTTTGAAATAGTGGCATTAAAGACTGATTGAAAGAGAAACATTACAAATGAAATTGAAAAACAAGACCCAAACTTTCCAAGTAATATAGCAGAAGCAACAGCAACACACGATATTGTTCATAAACAATAAAAAGGAGATTTAAGATGTTATATGATTTAGTTTCACCATACAATTCAGGACATTTAAAGGTTAGTGATATTCATAGTATTTATTATGAAGAATCAGGAAATCCAAATGGCAAGCCAATTTTGTTTGTTCATGGCGGCCCAGGTGGGGGAACCAAACCTTCATGTCGTCAATTTTTTGACCCTGAATTTTATAGAATTATTTTATTTGATCAAAGAGGATGTGGACTTAGCATACCTAGTGCCGAAATCAAACAAAATACAACTCAAGATTTAATAGAAGATATTGAAAAATTACGGAAATTTTTAAATATTGACAAGTGAATATTATTCGGGGGTTCATGAGGTTCAACTTTAAGTTTACTATATGCAATTAATTATCCCCAAAACGTTTCAGGAATAATTTTGCGGGGAATATTTTTAGGTAGGGATGAAGACAATTATTGATTGTATCAAAAAGGCGCTTCTTATTATTTTCCTGCTGAATATGAAGAATATTCAAACTTTATCCCTGAAAACGAAAGAGGCGATTTAATTAACGCTTATTATAAATATTTAAATTCAAGTGACCAAAATGTTGCAGAGCAAGCAGCATATCATTGAAGCAAATGGGAACTTGGATTGGTAACAATGAAAAAATTGCCTAATTTAGAAGAAATTTTATCCGATAAAAAAAGCAATTTAGAATTAGCAAGATTAGAAAATTATTATTTTGTTAATAAAATATTTTTAAATGACGATAATTTTATTTTAAATAATGCAAGCAAGATTAAAGAAATCCCAACAATATTGATTCATGGTCAATTTGATATGGATTGTCGCCCAGTTGGCGCATATTTATTGCATAAAGCCTTACCAAAGTCAAAGCTTTGAATAATTCAAGAATCAGGCCATTCAGGTCGTGACGGACATATTAACGAAGCATTAATGCAGGCAACTGAATACTTTAAAACAATTAAATAAGCGTTTGCTTATTTTATTTTACTAAAAGATTGTGAAACAATAAATACAATATTTCTTATAATTTAAAAAGACATTTAAGGAGAGAAATGAATTCAATAAATAACGTTGCTAAAAAATTAAATTTAAGCGAAAATCAAGTAAAAAATACATTATCTTTGTTATCAGAAGGGGCAACAGTACCATTTATTTCAAGATATAGGAAAAATATAACTGGTGGTTTAGACGAAGACCAAATTACTAAAATAAATGATTTATATGTGTATGATGTTGAACTAAATAAAAGAAAAGAAGCCATATTGAATATATTGGCCGAAAATAAATTATTAAATGATGAATTAAAACAAAAAATCGAAGCTGCTGATACAAAACAAGCAGTTGAAAATATTTATGAACCATTTAAAATAGGTAAAAAAACAAAAGCATCAGATGCTATTGCTCTTGGTTTAAGTCCATTGGCTGATGAAATTTTAAATAATAATGATGACAACTATAATCTTTATTATGCTGCTAAGAAATATATTAGTGATAAATTAAAAACTGAAGATGAAGTCTTACAACAAACTAAATTTATCATTGCTCAAAATATTTCTCAAGACCCTTCTACAAGAGAATATGTAAAAAATCAATTATGAGATTATGGAGTTATTGAAACTAAATTAAAGAGGAATGCAATTGATGAAAATGAAACTTTCAAACAATATTATAATTTCTCTGAAAGAGTTAATAAAATTCCAAATCATAGAATTTTAGCAATATCAAGAGGGGAAGATAAAAAAATTCTTTCATATGATATTACTTATAATGGAAAGAAAATTATTTATGATCTAAATCAAAAGTATTTCAAATCAAAACGAACTGCTAAATGTATTCAAGAATGTATTTTAGATGCATTAGATAGACTAATTATTCCTTCAATAATTAGAGAAATTAAAACCGAATTATTTGAAAGAGCTGAGGCAGAAGCTATTAAAGTATTTGCTTCAAATGTTGAACAAATGTTATTGAGTCCAGCAACTAAAAATAAAAGAATTTTAGCAATAGACCCTGCTTATGTTAATGGATGTAAAATTGCAGCCATTGATCAAAATGGTAACTTTTTAAAAGAAGGAATAATTTATCCTCATAATCACAATCAAGAACAATGATTTGAGGCAATTAATACAATTAATAAATTTATTGATGAATACAAAATAGATTTAATTGTTATTGGTAATGGAACAGCAAGTAGAGAAACTGAATCGTTTATTGATAAATTATTGCAAAAAAGACTTGAAAAAAATCCTCATGAAAAAATCAAATTTGTAATTGTAAGTGAAGTTGGTGCTTCTGTTTATTCAGCTTCAAAAATTGCTCAAGAAGAATTTCCACAATTACATGTTGAATATAGATCAGCAATTCATATTGGCAGAAAGTTCCAAGATCCCTTAAATGAATTAATTAAAATAGATCCTAAATCAATTGGAATAGGACAATATCAACATGATGTTAACCAAAAAGAATTATCAAAACAATTAACCGAAAAATTAAATAAAGTTGTTAACCTAGTTGGTGTTGATCTAAATACAGCAACAAAAGTGATTTTATCTTATATATCAGGATTAAGTAATACTATAGCAAGCAATATTGTAAACTATAGAGAAGAAAACGGTTCATTTAAATCACGCGAAGAACTTAAAAAAGTGAAAGGACTTGGGCCAAAAGCATACGAACAATCAGTTGGATTTTTAAGAATACATGATTCTAATAATTTTTATGACAAGACTAATATTCACCCCGAAAGTTATAAATTAGCAGATACCATTGTTAATAAGCTAAATATAGATTTGAACAATATTGACAAAGAAAAATTATTATCCGTTGACAAAGAACAACTTGCAAAAGAATTAAACTCTGATAAATACAGCATTCAACTAATTATAGAATCATTGATTGCACCCGAAAAAGATATTAGAGATGACAAACCAGGATTTTTAGTATCAGATAAAGTCTTAACTATTGATGATATAACTCAAGGTCAAATAATTAAGGGTCAAATTCAAAATGTTACCGATTTCGGAGCCTTTGCGTTTATTGGATTAAAACAAAACGTTTTGATACATATAACCAATATGAAGAAGAAAGAAAATCAATTTATTAAACACCCTTTAGATGTATTAAATGTTGGTGATAATGTAAACATACAAATAATTTCCATTGACAAAGAACACAATAAAATTCAAGGAAAAATTATTTGAGATTAATTAATAATCAATATTGCGACATTGCTATTGAAAAAAAATAGCAATGTTTTTTATTGTAATTTTGTAAAATTTATATATAAAAGTTATTTATTGCACTGGGGGAAATTATGGCTATTAATAATCAAGAACGTGACGAATTACATAAAAAAATTTGAGATATAGCAAATAGATTACGCGGTTCAATTGATGGTTGGGATTTTAAACAATATGTTTTAGGAATTATGTTTTATAGATATATTTCTGAAAATATTGCAACATATGCCAACAATCGCCAACGTCAAGCAGGAATTGAAGACTTTGATTATACAACTTTATCAGATGAAGAAGCATTGACAGGCAGAGATGATTTAATCAATGAAAAAGGATTTTTTATTTTACCTTCTGAATTGTTTATTAATGTTGTTAAAAATGCTACAACAAATAATTGTTTAAATGAAACGTTGGACAATATTTTTAAAAATATTGAATCATCGGCAAAGGGGCAACAAAGTGAAAATGATTTTTCAGGTTTATTTAATGACGTTGATGTTAATTCTCAAAAATTAGGTCGTAGTGTTAATGAAAGAAATAAAAAATTAGCAGCAATATTGCAAGAAATAGCAGCCATGAAATTAGGCAATTATCAAGATAATTCAATAGATGCATTTGGAGATGCTTATGAATATTTGATGTCAATGTATGCATCAAATGCCGGAAAATCAGGGGGTGAATATTTTACTCCCCAAGAAGTTTCAGAATTACTTACTAAAATAGCAGTTTTCAATAAGAAAAAAGTTAATAGAGTGTATGACCCTGCATGTGGATCGGGTTCTTTACTTTTACAAACAATCAAGGTTCTTGGCAAAGAAAACATCAAGGATGGATTTTATGGCCAAGAAGTCAATTTAACAACATACAACTTATGTAGAATAAATATGTTTTTGCATGATATAGGATTTGATAAATTCAATATTTATAACGGCGACACATTACTATCTCCAAGCCCTGAACATCAACGCAAAGAACCATTTGATGTTATTGTTTCAAATCCTCCTTATTCAATTAAATGAGAAGGAGAAGATAACCCTTTATTAATAAATGACCAAAGATTTTCGCCAGCTGGAATATTAGCTCCAAAAAGTAAAGCTGATTTTGCTTTTATACTTCATAGCCTTTCTTGACTTGCAACTGATGGCGTAGCAGCAATAGTTTGCTTTCCAGGCATTATGTATCGTGGGGGCGCTGAACAAAAAATTAGACAATATTTAGTTGAAAATAACTTTATAGATGCAATAATTCAACTTCCAAGCAACTTGTTTTTTGGAACAAGCATTTCAACATGCATAATGGTGTTGAAAAAATCAAAAATTGACAACAATATCTTATTTATTGACGCATCTCAAGAATTTTTAAAAGTAACAAACAACAACAAGTTAACTAGTCAAAATATTAACAATATTATTGATTATTATGGCCAAAGAAAAGACATTTCTTATATTTCAAAATTAGCTAGTGTTGAAGACATTAAATCTAATTCATATAATTTATCAGTCAATAGTTACGTTGAAAAACAAGACACTTCAGAAAAAATAGATATTAATGTCTTAAACTCTCAAATAAAAGAAACAGTTTCCAAGATTGAAACATTGAGAAGCGAAATTGACAAAATAGTTGCTGAATTAGAGGAATAGTTATGAATAAAATAGAAAAGTTAATTAGGGAACTATGTCCTAATGGAGTTGAATATAAAAAATTATGTGACTCGTCAATAATATCAGTTGGTAGTAGAATAACTAAATCAATGATGAATGAAAGTGAAAAATATCCTGTTTATGGTGGTGGAACAATTCCGACAGGATATTATAATGATTTCAATAATGAACATTCAATAGCTATTTCAAGAGCAGGAAGTGCAGGATCAGTAAAATGAGTGAGCCAAAAATATTGGGCTACTGATGTATGTTTTGTTGTGTCTGAAAAATATGAAGTTGCAAATATTAAATTTTTATATCATTTTTTAAAATTAAGAGAAAATGAATTAAAAAAACACATTTATGGAGGAAATTTACCTAAATTAGATAAACAATACTTATGAAATTTGAAAATTCCGCTTCCTCCTCTTGAAATCCAAAATCAAATTGTTAATATTTTAGACAAGTTCACCGAGTTGACCACCGAGTTGACCACCGAGTTGACCTATAGAGATAAACAATATAATTACTATAGAAATAAATTACTAGACTTTGATAATAATAAAGAATTATTAAAGAAGATAATGAATAATCAACAATACAGTAATAATATAGTTGAATATAAAAAATTAGAAGAAGTTACATTAAAAAATTCTTTTAAACAAGTTGACGCAGAATTATTATCTTCTTTAAATGAATGCAAAGGAGAAGTAAAATTATTACCAAGCTCAAAAAATTATGACTGATTTTGTAGTATTAAAAATGTTGATAATTTTTATTTAAATTATGGAGAAGTTATAACTTTTGGCAGGGCTAGATATTCAAACGTGAAATATTGAAATGGATATTTTTTAAGTTCAAACAACATTACCATAGCTTCAAAAGATTCATCTATTTTATTAAATAAATTTTTATATTATTTTTTAATTTCTAACAGTCAAAAATTTTATGTTGAATCATCAACATACCGAAAATTTGAAAACAAAATATTTGACAATTTTTTAATCCCCATTCCCCACATTTCAATTCAAAATAAAATTGTTGAAATTCTTGACAAACTCGAAACATACACCAGAGACATTCAATCTGGCCTTCCTCTTGAAATTGACCAACGTAAAAAACAATACGAATATTATAGAGATAAGTTGTTAGACTTCAAAGACCTTGCGGGGGGGGGGTATTAAGTAAAAATTATTTACTGCTTTTAAATGAACTTTGAAACAAAATTGTCAATATAGTTGAATATGATTTAATTAAAAACTTGTGTGAAATAAAGCGAGGAAAAGTTTACTCAAAAGAATTCATAAAATTAAATAAAGGTGAATACCCTGTTTATTCATCTCAAAGTTTAAATGATGGAATTTTAGGAAAAATTGATAAATATGATTTTGATGGTGAATATGTAACATGAACTACGGATGGAGCATATGCTGGAACAGTATTTTATAGAATTGGCAGATTTTCAATAACTAATGTGTGTGGAATATTGAGTGTTCTAAATAAATCGAAATTAAATGTGAAATATTTAAGCACTTGCTTATCTATGCAGACAAAAAAATTTGTAAACAAGGCAAGTGGAAATCCTAAACTTATGAGCAATATTATGGAAAATATTGAAATCCCTATCCCTCACATTTCAATCCAAAATAAAATTGTTGAAATCTTAGATAAACTTGAAATATATACAAAAGACATTCAATCTGGCCTTCCTCTTGAAATTGACCAACGTAAAAAACAATACGAATATTATAGAGATAAGTTGTTAGACTTCAAAGACCTTGCGGGGGGGGTATTAAGTAAAAATTATTTACTGCTTTTAAATGAACTATGAGACAAAATTGTCAATATAGTTGAGTGCTTATCTATATCAAAAATTTTTAGAGAAATAAAAACCGGAAAATTAAACGCAAATGCAGAAACTCCAAATGGAAAATATGCGTTTTGAACATGTGATGAAAGACCAAAATTAATAGATGAATATGCCTTTGATGAAATGGCAATATTAATATCAGGAAATGGAAGTAAAGTAGGTCACGTCAATATTTATAATGGGAAATTTAATGCATACCAAAGAACATATATTTTGTTAAAAATAAACCATTTTGTTCTTTGAAAATACGCTTACTTTTATTTAAAAAGTAACTTAAAAAATTATATTAATGTTTATAAATTAGATTCTGGAATTCCTTACATTACACTTCCGATGTTACAAAATTTTGTTATCCCTATCCCTCACATTTCA is a window of Metamycoplasma hominis ATCC 23114 DNA encoding:
- a CDS encoding type I restriction-modification system subunit M, with translation MAINNQERDELHKKIWDIANRLRGSIDGWDFKQYVLGIMFYRYISENIATYANNRQRQAGIEDFDYTTLSDEEALTGRDDLINEKGFFILPSELFINVVKNATTNNCLNETLDNIFKNIESSAKGQQSENDFSGLFNDVDVNSQKLGRSVNERNKKLAAILQEIAAMKLGNYQDNSIDAFGDAYEYLMSMYASNAGKSGGEYFTPQEVSELLTKIAVFNKKKVNRVYDPACGSGSLLLQTIKVLGKENIKDGFYGQEVNLTTYNLCRINMFLHDIGFDKFNIYNGDTLLSPSPEHQRKEPFDVIVSNPPYSIKWEGEDNPLLINDQRFSPAGILAPKSKADFAFILHSLSWLATDGVAAIVCFPGIMYRGGAEQKIRQYLVENNFIDAIIQLPSNLFFGTSISTCIMVLKKSKIDNNILFIDASQEFLKVTNNNKLTSQNINNIIDYYGQRKDISYISKLASVEDIKSNSYNLSVNSYVEKQDTSEKIDINVLNSQIKETVSKIETLRSEIDKIVAELEE
- a CDS encoding Tex-like N-terminal domain-containing protein, whose product is MNSINNVAKKLNLSENQVKNTLSLLSEGATVPFISRYRKNITGGLDEDQITKINDLYVYDVELNKRKEAILNILAENKLLNDELKQKIEAADTKQAVENIYEPFKIGKKTKASDAIALGLSPLADEILNNNDDNYNLYYAAKKYISDKLKTEDEVLQQTKFIIAQNISQDPSTREYVKNQLWDYGVIETKLKRNAIDENETFKQYYNFSERVNKIPNHRILAISRGEDKKILSYDITYNGKKIIYDLNQKYFKSKRTAKCIQECILDALDRLIIPSIIREIKTELFERAEAEAIKVFASNVEQMLLSPATKNKRILAIDPAYVNGCKIAAIDQNGNFLKEGIIYPHNHNQEQWFEAINTINKFIDEYKIDLIVIGNGTASRETESFIDKLLQKRLEKNPHEKIKFVIVSEVGASVYSASKIAQEEFPQLHVEYRSAIHIGRKFQDPLNELIKIDPKSIGIGQYQHDVNQKELSKQLTEKLNKVVNLVGVDLNTATKVILSYISGLSNTIASNIVNYREENGSFKSREELKKVKGLGPKAYEQSVGFLRIHDSNNFYDKTNIHPESYKLADTIVNKLNIDLNNIDKEKLLSVDKEQLAKELNSDKYSIQLIIESLIAPEKDIRDDKPGFLVSDKVLTIDDITQGQIIKGQIQNVTDFGAFAFIGLKQNVLIHITNMKKKENQFIKHPLDVLNVGDNVNIQIISIDKEHNKIQGKIIWD
- a CDS encoding restriction endonuclease subunit S, with translation MNKIEKLIRELCPNGVEYKKLCDSSIISVGSRITKSMMNESEKYPVYGGGTIPTGYYNDFNNEHSIAISRAGSAGSVKWVSQKYWATDVCFVVSEKYEVANIKFLYHFLKLRENELKKHIYGGNLPKLDKQYLWNLKIPLPPLEIQNQIVNILDKFTELTTELTTELTYRDKQYNYYRNKLLDFDNNKELLKKIMNNQQYSNNIVEYKKLEEVTLKNSFKQVDAELLSSLNECKGEVKLLPSSKNYDWFCSIKNVDNFYLNYGEVITFGRARYSNVKYWNGYFLSSNNITIASKDSSILLNKFLYYFLISNSQKFYVESSTYRKFENKIFDNFLIPIPHISIQNKIVEILDKLETYTRDIQSGLPLEIDQRKKQYEYYRDKLLDFKDLAGGGY
- a CDS encoding restriction endonuclease subunit S, which encodes MCEIKRGKVYSKEFIKLNKGEYPVYSSQSLNDGILGKIDKYDFDGEYVTWTTDGAYAGTVFYRIGRFSITNVCGILSVLNKSKLNVKYLSTCLSMQTKKFVNKASGNPKLMSNIMENIEIPIPHISIQNKIVEILDKLEIYTKDIQSGLPLEIDQRKKQYEYYRDKLLDFKDLAGGVLSKNYLLLLNELWDKIVNIVECLSISKIFREIKTGKLNANAETPNGKYAFWTCDERPKLIDEYAFDEMAILISGNGSKVGHVNIYNGKFNAYQRTYILLKINHFVLWKYAYFYLKSNLKNYINVYKLDSGIPYITLPMLQNFVIPIPHISIQNKIVEILDKLQAYTKDIQTGLPLEIDQRKKQYEHYRDKLLNFKEKNTKI
- the pip gene encoding prolyl aminopeptidase codes for the protein MLYDLVSPYNSGHLKVSDIHSIYYEESGNPNGKPILFVHGGPGGGTKPSCRQFFDPEFYRIILFDQRGCGLSIPSAEIKQNTTQDLIEDIEKLRKFLNIDKWILFGGSWGSTLSLLYAINYPQNVSGIILRGIFLGRDEDNYWLYQKGASYYFPAEYEEYSNFIPENERGDLINAYYKYLNSSDQNVAEQAAYHWSKWELGLVTMKKLPNLEEILSDKKSNLELARLENYYFVNKIFLNDDNFILNNASKIKEIPTILIHGQFDMDCRPVGAYLLHKALPKSKLWIIQESGHSGRDGHINEALMQATEYFKTIK